Part of the Sander lucioperca isolate FBNREF2018 chromosome 1, SLUC_FBN_1.2, whole genome shotgun sequence genome is shown below.
ATTTGCTGCTGATGTTTAAAGTGGTTTACTTATCTTTTATTCAACTCTTATTTTCCCTTTATCTTCCTCACCTAAGGTGGCATGCATACGTCAAAGTCCAAGAGAGCAAAGAGTTCCACCCACAAACAGAAGGTGGTAGTCATGCTCTACAACAAAGTGTGTGATATTGTCAGTAACATCTCAGAGCTCCTGGAGATCCAGCTGCTAACTGACACCACTATTCTCCAGGTGAGACTCTTCATCTGGTCTGACGTCATTCAAATTCATGACCCCATTTAACCTTTGACTCTTGAGTTCTAACATACCTGACTGCTTTTGTGCCTGACTTTTAGGTGTCCACCCTGGGTATTACACCTTTTTTCGTGGAGAATGTCAGTGAACTGCAGTTATGTGCGATCACACTAGTGACAGCAGTAAGTGTGCCATGGCATGCAATTTTCGGATTATTTTAGCAGTGAATTTTGCTATTGcttcagatattttttttttccaataacaTGCTCCTGTACAACATCTTGTTATGTTTCGATTaagttctttaaattgtactcTTCCGCAGGTGTTCTCTCGTTACGAGAAGCACAGGCAGCTCATTCTTGAAGAGATCTTCACCTCCCTGGCTAGACTGCCTACTAGTAAACGCAGCTTAAGGAACTTTAGGTAACTACATCTTGAGTTAAAATTTGCTCAATAAAATTGCATGAATTAAGAAATTGATCATTGAAGTCCTCTTCTCAGTAAACCTAACGATACTTATGTCTCATAATCCCCCAGGCTAAACAGCACTGATTCGGATGGAGAGCCGTTGTATATCCAGATGGTCACAGCACTGGTTCTTCAGCTCATCCAGTGTGTGGTTCACCTTCCCTCAGAGAGGGATGCAGAGGATGAACATAATAAGAAGGTTACTACCAAGGATTGAACTGATATAAACCATATTTATCTAATAAGGTGTTTTGATTCAGAGATTGTTTTACATATTGGGTAATTTTTACTTTTCTAGATGGATAAAGATGTCTTTATCACAAACACTTATGAAACTGCCATGAGGACAGCTCAGAACTTCctgtcagtgtttctcaaaaaGTAAGTCATTGATCTGAAGACTATTAAAGGGGGACATTAAGACTGAGTGTCCTTACACTTTCTTCTGTTGTTCAAACACATATTATAATAAAAGATTGTATTCTGTACGTTTCAGGTGTGGCAGTAAGCAGGGAGAGGAGGACTACAGGCCCCTGTTTGAGAAGTTTGTTCATGACCTGCTGTCTACAGTCAACAGGCCTGAGTGGCCTGCAGCGGAACTGCTGCTCAGTTTACTGGGCCGGCTGTTGGTGAGTAGCATCCCTCACTCCAAAGTGTTATCACCCATCAGCAGCAGAAACAGCTGCTGATTTTTGTTTTCGTTGTGACACTTCCCTCTCCCCTTCTTGTGCTCCAGGTGCACCAGTTCAGTAACAAGCAAACAGAAATGGCGCTCAGGGTGGCATCGCTAGACTACCTCGGCACTGTCGCTTCTCGCCTGCGTAAAGACGCCGTAACTAGCAAAATGGACCAAAAGGCTATTGACCGCATCCTCAAAGAGGTAGACTAGATAATTACTGACTTATTTTAACAGATGCAAATTAACAATAGTGTTGAACTGCTTTTGAGATGCTCCTGGCTTATTGATCTTACAGACTGAAGGTAGTGATGAGATCCAGCAACTCCAGAAGGCCTTGCTGGACTTCCTAAATGAGAACATTGAGACAGATCCGTCTCTAGTGGTGAGTGTTTAATTTTCGTATAGCTgtgtatttatattatatttacataAATCATTATGGTCACATTGATGATTCCCTAAGGACTGGATGCTCAGTGTATACATTCAGTAATATGCACCCCTTGTACTCCTGTTACTTGAAACTGTCAAATAGCTTGACACAGATGTATTCCATGGTTCCTTGGTGTCAAACTGGTATTCAACTCTATAGTGTGCCTTAAATGTTCACCGTTTTTCATTACATATGTATGCATTTGTTTCATATAGTTTTCCAGGAAGTTTTATATTGCCCAGTGGTTCAGGGACACTATAAGTGAGGCAGAGAAAGCGATGAAGTCTCAAAATGACGATGAGGACTTGAAAGGTCGACATCATTCCATGGACATTGACTCAACTGAGGAGATTATGCAGAGGGCTGAGACACGAAAGAAATTCCTCCGCAAGGTCATGAAGACGTCCCCATCACATTTCAGTTCTCTGGGGTAAATACTACTTCACTCTGGAATTAGTTACACTGTTTGACTTTTTCACCAATCCTGGTATTAAACGGTCCTCTTGACTTTTCTTTCAGGATAAACTCTAACACAGTGGACTATGAGGACTCATGTCTGATTGTCAGATATCTGGCCTCCATGAGGCCGTTTGCACAGAGCTTTGATATTTATTTATCACAGGTAAGAGGATTAATTCAAATGACCGTCAGTGAGAGATTGTATTGTGCTGGCTGTCACAAACTTTTTTTCTCTTACTGTTTCTCTTGTATAGATTCTGAGAGTGCTGGGTGAGAGTGCCATCGCAGTCAGAACTAAAGCCATGAAGTGTCTGTCTGAGGTAGTAGCTGTGGATCCAAGTATTCTGGCACGGGTAAGTCATCCTGTATTGGCTGCTACACATCGCTCAGACCACTGGATTGATGGCAGTAGcacttaatgtttttttgtttattttctttaaccgataaaaacataatttctttGTAAAACAAATGATGTTTTTATCTGTCCTAACAGGACATTCTGTTATAGCGTGTAGAGTGTTAGGGTGGTGTTGTTGCATTACCAGGCAATTATGCCAGTTTACCACAGTCACACTTGCAGCCATAAGATTTAGTAATGTTTGTCTATGCTTGACTAATCTCCCTTATTTGCTTTGCAGGTGGATATGCAGCGCGGGGTTCACTGTCGCCTCATGGACAACTCCACCAGTGTGCGAGAGGCAGCCGTGGAGCTACTTGGCCGTTTCGTGCTAAGTCGACCGGAGCTCATTGAGCAGTACTATGACATGCTCATTGAAAGGatattggtaaaaaaaagagCTTCTGTACCATACAGAAATGTAACCATTTTTTACCAGGTGGTAAAGTTTAAATTGATTTGGCCACATCACGTGCACTGACAAAAAAGTTGATTTAAAGTGCAAAAGTTCAGCTGAGGTTAAATAATCTTTTTCCCACACTGCCACCTAAAGTTCAAATGAAGAACTGCAACCATTTGGCAGTTAAAAGTACAATTGAGTAATGTATTTCTTCTTGTCTATATTGAGCTACCCATTTTGTCTTTCCACAGGACACAGGTATTAGTGTAAGGAAGAGGGTCATAAAGATCTTGAGGGATATTTGCCTGGAGCAGCCAGACTTCCACAAGGTCACCGAGATGTGTGTCAGGATGATCCGAAGGGTCAATGATGAAGAGGGGATCAaggtttgtgtttatttttctgtgaGTGCTGCTTACAAGtgttagtttttagtttttgatATACAGcttatatacataaatatgttttaCCCTGCAGAAACTAGTGAACGAGACATTCCAGAAAATATGGTTCACCCCCACACCCAGTCATGACAAAAATGCCATGACCCGGAAGATCCTGAACATCACAGATGTGGTGCGTACTACCTAGGCTTGTGACAAAAAAAGTTCATCATCCAAATAAGAAATATTTTGGTGTAATCTGACTcatgtcatgttttgatttcatCCCAGGTGTTGGCATGTAAAGACACAGGCTATGACTGGTTTGAGCAGCTTCTCCAAAATGTGAGTTGTTTAACTTGTATGGCTGTTTGATAGCTCAACATCATCTTGTGGGTCTTTATGATAGCTAAGCTGGTATGTGCATATGTTGCCGGGCATCTTATCTAACTTCTGCATGACATCTGTTTAGCTACTGAAGTCAGAAGAGCAAGCTTCGTACAAACCTGCCAAGAAGGCCTGTGTTCAGTTGGTGGACAATCTAGTGGAACACATACTGAAATATGAGGAGTCTCTTGCAGGtaataaaaataagtgtaaTAGTATGTTTGCTTACAAAATTTGTATTGCATTGTTATTGTGTTAAACATTACTGTGCTGCGACAAATGTCAATGTTTTCTGCTTTAACATTTCAGACTGTGAGGACAAAGGGGATAACTCAGGTCGTCTGGTAGCATGCATCACCACTCTCTACCTGTTCAGCAAGATCAGAGCACAGTTAATGGTCAAACATGCCATGACTATGCAGCCCTACTTGACCACCAAGTGCAATGTAAGTGCAACATCATTTTGTCTATTATGTTTTACTTGTATCAGAAATTGTTTGTTGAGTCTGTTGCCTACAGGACAGAAATGAATAACACCAACTTTTATGTTGTGCTGTAGAGCCATCTAGTGGCAGCTAAATGAAATCAACCCACACTTGTCTCTTTTGCGAGTAGTGCCTACTTGTGTGACATGTTAAGATCAAAAACGTGTGGAGGTTTATCAGAGCTCACTGGGACGCATTTGATTAATAAGGGCATCCCATCGCTCATGCAAGTGCTGGACATGGCACAATTAAGCTCAAAAGTTTTGATGAAACAAATCAGTAGGATCAACCATACAGTATTACAGTTACAATCAGATgatagtaaaacacacacattcaggagCTAAAAGGAGGATTTCAATTAATAAAGCAATTAGTCGTTATACGTAAGTTATTTTCCACCTCAGCTTTGGACCGAGCAGCTGTCTCTGTATTGACATTTCAGACTCAGAATGACTTCATGGTGATATGTAACGTGGCAAAGATCCTGGAGCTGGTCGTGCCTCTGATGGAGCACCCAAGTGAGACTTTCCTCACTACCATAGAAGAAGACCTGATGAAGCTCATCATCAAATACGGCATGACGGTCAGTGTCATTTACAGCGCACAGCTTTCACAGATGGCTCTTAAAAAACATGAACAACGTGGATGTAAAACTACTCCTCTGAGCATACAGATTTTATTTGAACATGATGTAATTTTTTGTGTCTGCTTTCCAGGTTGTACAGCACTGCGTAAGCTGTCTTGGTGCTGTTGTCAACAAGGTCACGCACAACTACAAGTTTGTCTGGGCTTGTTTCAATCGCTACTATGGTAAGGCTTATGCACTGTATATACATCTATTTTTAATATAAACATAAATGTCCTTATACCAGAATTATTAAAAACCTTGATATGGAAAATCTGGAAAGATCATCTAAAATGCCCCAACATTTTAATAACATGTCGATGGGGCTTGTAATTATTAACCTGTTCATTTACCTTCAAATGAAAGGTTACATTATGCTCATGTAACCGCATTATACTCTATGTCTCAATTCACatccaaattaaaaaattgcatTGAACACGCACCAGATAGTGTTTTATTGTCCACATTCTTTGTTAGTTCACTGTAGAAGAACAAAGTTAGTTTTCACTGCCAACATGTATTATTCTATAGGAGCTCTGGCAAAACTGAAGACACAGCACCAAGAGGACCCCAACAGCTCCACTCTGGTTACTAACAAACCTACTCTCCTGCGCTCACTCTTCACTGTGGGGGCTCTCTGTCGGCACTTTGATTTTGACCAAGAGGAGTTTAAGGGTTCTAACAAGGTAAACACCAGCAATCTGCTTAAACAATGTGAGCAGGACTAACTGTTGAACCTGTTTTGATGACTGACTCACTATCTTCCACTGTGTCTCTTAGATTGTCATCAAAGACAAGGTGTTGGAGCTTCTGTTGTACTTCACCACTCATAACGATGAAGAGGTCCAGATCAAGGCCATCATAGGTCTAGGTATGTTGAACCTCATGTCAGACTAACATAAGATGCAATTACTGTATTTTATACTGGGAtgtcttgttttcttttgtttttccaaattAATTCTAATAATTGTCATTTGTCTCCAGGCTTCCAGTTCATCATGCACCCAGAGCTCATGTTTGTGCAGGATGTGAAGGTTCTGTATAACAACACCCTGTCAGATGAAAACAGTTCGGTCAGTCTGAAGATCCAGGTGCTAAAAAACCTGCAGACTTACCTGCAAGAGGAGGACTCTCGAATGCAGGAGGCCGATCGCGAATGTAAGTTTAACAAATCCATTTTATACTTAGGTGACTAAGATTAGATCTGTATGTTCAGCATTGTTAATCTATATTGTTTATCATGTAGAACATCCTTAGAACGATTCAgctgatgttttttcttttgttcaggGAAGAACCAATCCAAGCAGGAGGATCTGAAAGAAATGGGGGATATCTCATCAGGCATGAGCAGCTCCATTATGCAGATTTACCTGAAGCAGGTGCTGGAGTCTTTCTTCCACTCACAGTCCACTGCTCGGCACTTTGCCCTGAATGTCATTACACTGACTCTCAGCCAGGGCCTCGTCCATCCTGTACAGGTATGTTCACAGTCTCACCCAAGACTAAGATATATAAAGTACCTCTTACAAGCAAGATCTATGTGTGATTTTCTTGTATCTCATAGTTGCAACATTCTCTGCTGTCTTGAAAGCATCATGAGCTGTTCACAGATTTGgaacaattgttttttttttttagtgtgtgCCCTACTTGATTGCCATGGGAACAGACCCTGAGCCAACCATGAAGAACAAGGccgatcaacagctggcggagATTGACAAGAAATACTCAGGCTTCATCCATGTGAGTGGCTTGCTGGTTTATGAAAGTGTATATTGACGGTTTGCTTTAACAGCGTCTATGGGCAGTCGTGTGTATATTTTATTATGGCGGGAGAATTTTAAACAGTTAACGCTTCACAACACTTTAAATGCTGTTACTTAATGTTACAGAAGCATAGATAGGTATTTCTTTATATATGTTTCTGTTATGtcattatataaataaaaaaaatatataacatttcATATTGTACTGTAGTTCAAGTTCAACTGATCCTAGACTTGTagtctgataaaaaaaatacaggctTCACAAAAATCTTATTCATGGGAAGGCTTTACAACCATCATCATTTTATCTCCATACATGCTAAGTTGTATCTCTCTTTGCATTCACAGATGAAGGCCGTAGCAGGGTTGAAGATGTCTTATCAAGTGCAGCAGGCCATAAATGGATCCAAAGGCGCAGTGATTCGAGGTTTTCGTCACGATGACTCAGACGCTGCTCTCTGCTCTCATCTCTACACTTTGGTCCGAGGGAACCGACAACACAGACGGGCTTTCCTCATTTCCCTGCTCAACCTGTTTGACGACAGCTCCGTAAGTTCACCTTTCTCCTTCTCTGTGTGTAGATGTGtagtcgtgtgtgtgtctccaacCAGCCACTATCCAAGCTTCAATGCTGGTCATGAAGTTTTACATGTTGTCCCCTGCAGAAAACCGAGGTGAACATGCTGTTGTTCATAGCAGACAACTTGGCCTGCTTCCCCTACCAGACCCAGGAGGAGCCTCTTTTCATCATGCACCATATAGATattactctgtctgtctctggtaGCAATCTGCTCCAGTCTTTCAAGGAGGTGAGAAACTTTGTTAAAATTTGTATATGACTTATAACTTTTAGTTGTTTTGTTCATCATGGGATGAAAATCCAATCTTGTGTAATATATCCGCTGTATATTTGGTCTGTGTTTGAGAGGTTTTGTTCTCTGTGCAGTCTTTACGGAAAGAGCCTGTACAGCAGGAAAAGAAAATGgagacaaaaaagaagaaaaagaagaagaagaagaagcttcAGAGGAGAAAACACAGCtctgatgaggatgatgaagaCGAGGACGATGAGCAGAGCAGTAGCTCATCCAGCAGCAgtgatgaggatgatgaggatgatgaagtGGTCCACAGGCGAAAAAAACCTGCGGCTTGTGATTCTGACGGTGACATGGAAGATGAGGATGCAGTGATGGACCGTCTACCCGAAAACTCCATTCCTCTGCTGGACTTTGCCAGTTCTTCACAGGGCATTCTGCTGCTGCTTGTGCTAAAACAACATCTGAAGAATCTGTATGGCTTCTCAGACAGGTAGGCCACAGCAAAAATGGCAGTCAATAAATCTTTCATCAACTCTTTCTTAGTAGTGCAGTTGTTTGCATGACACAAACTCAagcaaactttttttctttgcgTCACAGCAAAATCCAGAAATATTCCCCGACGGAGTCTGCCAAAGTATACGACAAGGCAGTTAACAGGAAATCTAAGGTGCACTTCAACCCTCGACAGACACTGAATTACCTGAAGAGTGACCTCGCCAACACGGATCTCAGCCACGACACCAAGAGGAACATTGTGAAACAGTATTTGGATGTAAGCATTCAGCACTATGTTACgagtttatgtatgtatttttttcagtCTCAGGAATATGAGGAATATGTCTGCTTTGATCTCTTAGTTCAAGGTTCTGATGGAGCACTTGGATCGTGACGAAGAGGACGAGGAGGGTGAAGCAAGTGCTAATGCCAGAAACAAAGCCATTACTTCACTGCTAAAGGTCCCAAAATCTTTGAACCACAACCATAATAATCACACAGCTCCAgtggagacagaggaggaggagagtgaggaTGAAGAGCCCCCTTCGGTAAGAATTTTAAAACTTCAGAGTCAAGATTAATCATAGGATTTCCATGTGAACTCACATGTAATCAAACTATGTCTGCATATAAACTGTTAACTCTGGGCATTAGTGAGGTCACGTGATATCACATCACATTTAAGGTACACAACAGAAGGGGGGATGCGGGTTAataagaaagagaagagaaaatgtTATACTccgtttaaaatatatattctgtataaaatatatattctgtATACCTTAACAGAATGTCAATATGACATGATATGGCCTTCTAATGCTTATCACCTTCACAAACATCATAACGGTGTTTATGGATTTTATGTTTCTCCTCATTGTTGCAGAGAGCAGATCAACTCTGCTGGCATTTCTACTGCAGCTGCTGTTCACACATTATCCCAACATGGCAAATGTCTGTAAGATTTTTGTGTAATGCTTCCTGTGCAAGAAGGGTTTGTTCATGTCGGAACATTCTGCTCCTTCTATCCACAGCGAAAACCAAGGAAAGGCAAGGAGTCGGCAGAGGATACAGGTCACCTGAATGAGAGAGTAAAGGCCATGGACGTCATTGCCATCTGCTGTCCCAAATACAAAGACAGACCACAGATTGCCAGGGTCATCCAGAGGATCAAAACTGGCTACAGTATACACTGGATGACTGGATCTTATTCTGGGCCCTGGGCTGAGGTAAAGAAACGGGACGGTCGCAAAAAGGTGCCTTGGGTTGACACTATCAAGGAGTCAGACATTATTTACAAGAAAATATCTTTGACAAGTGGACACAAGCTGACGAACAAAGTGGCACAGACGTTACGGGCGCTATACGCTGCCAAGGACGGGGACTAAAAGAACGAATCAACTGAAATTACTCAGACAGACACCGCTCACAGCCCAAATCTATGTGGATCCAATATGTTACAGAGAGAAAATGAAACCTCTTTAGTTTTAAGGACCAGATGGAGGAAAAGTATTGTGAACACTGATCTGTTTTAATACAGACATGTTTAAGTtaaacagaagaaaaacataAGAAGGAAATGTTTAGGAAAACATTGTGTGGGAGTTCCTTCGCTGTTGTGCAGCAACTTCGTTGTTTGATTTTTACTCCCACTGTATCATAGTTTAACTAAACACATGTTTATATCTGAACAtaattctgtaaaaaaaaacaaaaaaaaaaaactgaatgttGGAAATTAGTGTATTGATGATGTtcttaataaagtgtttttggaGTTTAAACTAACACCAGATGGATTTATTCGCTATTCATTGTTGATCTGAGCTCCAGGTCAATAATGAAGCTCCAACAACTTttatctttcttttattttttttccttgctttgaacattttgttgtttaccCACACTGTGTAATGGAGTATCTTTgatatcatttatttatgtcaagAG
Proteins encoded:
- the LOC116035151 gene encoding nipped-B-like protein A isoform X1, coding for MNGDMPHVPITTLAGIASLTDLLNQLPLPSPLPATTAKSLLYNGRISEEVSSLLVCRDENLVTQLAHSLNQVSTEHIELKDNLGNDEPEGDMPMLLQTLLSRNPKIFRDKSVMQQPMMQQYKVSQNQVHGSPGSNYQQTTVPQSPPGCFTSPQSGSGARFVQNSPIPSPYTPQSPADYMQYNPPSYSQHQQTQQVRNIHDNKVSGQLSSTSSNHNARLGSDEDYINMAHRLGNEENNPSMRVATFPVKSPQSVCSPAGSEETAKTGSRPPLIMQSPPLDVPPGAAPDRLLTSADRKKKQKERTKEEAEQMDTNASYDIVSSPSKESARLTLKLSRVKFSDMDQSAELPLRPRVDSDHETDLMNNSNQLSRTVQDLSHTIGAVEQANCQQVPVRPNTKESADVSGVVFDDAEIDTLAEIERIERESASERERWSKEVQDKDKPLKKRKQDSYPQESGAESSDGPTVQGGNTDSKLTHRKTNATSNGASRPALMVSIDLQQAGRIIGQPVVVLEAQKLCEDHLRQLKSKTDGKVDKVVANRPGIINQHADSPRKSGSDGQPETPKQKQESRRESKHRHDSKTVSGKGHSVDRRPDAPRQKHDKHSDLSHKEEKNHNSHRSNVSQPETPKTMSKAERNSKHGEDKVRDRDRAKDKDRERDKDRDKDKDRERVKDRDKEKDRDRDKDRDKEKDKDRDKDRDKEKDRDRDKDRDKEKDRNRDKDRNRDKDRDKDRDKAKDRDKDKDKDRERDKDKDKDRERDKDKDKDRERDKDKDKDRDRERERKYKMLRENCNRHSPDRHTKPDSPRVKQDGSRKSTDLNGRQRTDSSSLQNSQNKKERKSGDGSISCPAGNKQQSLETNLSEFPSYLLGGKSGSLKNFVIPKLKRDKKDKDPQLPDQLIEGWSIPLVRLERVSLVDNLNKGAKPVVVLNKLSIDEVKRIIKESRNAPSSRSKNFFDKSGREMVFCEKTHKRKHSMISKKSKYTEVDEDEDDENDDDDSDNESAKKRYKKHHDKAWKPEERRGSGDQRGSGSRHREPSDSDESCPPPSLSDAARKSKKKEKQKNRKAYDSKLTTEEKMDSSTFKRFTASMDSIIESLEDVDLTATDEDEIPEELLLGKHQLSELGSDSAKIKAMGIFHKFPSNKLVKMLNILEKNIQDSVKLSTLMNHDNDSMDEERLWRDLIMERVAKSADACLTALNIMTSPRMPKAVYIEDVIERVLQYTKFHLQNSLYPHYDPVYRVGGMHTSKSKRAKSSTHKQKVVVMLYNKVCDIVSNISELLEIQLLTDTTILQVSTLGITPFFVENVSELQLCAITLVTAVFSRYEKHRQLILEEIFTSLARLPTSKRSLRNFRLNSTDSDGEPLYIQMVTALVLQLIQCVVHLPSERDAEDEHNKKMDKDVFITNTYETAMRTAQNFLSVFLKKCGSKQGEEDYRPLFEKFVHDLLSTVNRPEWPAAELLLSLLGRLLVHQFSNKQTEMALRVASLDYLGTVASRLRKDAVTSKMDQKAIDRILKETEGSDEIQQLQKALLDFLNENIETDPSLVFSRKFYIAQWFRDTISEAEKAMKSQNDDEDLKGRHHSMDIDSTEEIMQRAETRKKFLRKVMKTSPSHFSSLGINSNTVDYEDSCLIVRYLASMRPFAQSFDIYLSQILRVLGESAIAVRTKAMKCLSEVVAVDPSILARVDMQRGVHCRLMDNSTSVREAAVELLGRFVLSRPELIEQYYDMLIERILDTGISVRKRVIKILRDICLEQPDFHKVTEMCVRMIRRVNDEEGIKKLVNETFQKIWFTPTPSHDKNAMTRKILNITDVVLACKDTGYDWFEQLLQNLLKSEEQASYKPAKKACVQLVDNLVEHILKYEESLADCEDKGDNSGRLVACITTLYLFSKIRAQLMVKHAMTMQPYLTTKCNTQNDFMVICNVAKILELVVPLMEHPSETFLTTIEEDLMKLIIKYGMTVVQHCVSCLGAVVNKVTHNYKFVWACFNRYYGALAKLKTQHQEDPNSSTLVTNKPTLLRSLFTVGALCRHFDFDQEEFKGSNKIVIKDKVLELLLYFTTHNDEEVQIKAIIGLGFQFIMHPELMFVQDVKVLYNNTLSDENSSVSLKIQVLKNLQTYLQEEDSRMQEADREWKNQSKQEDLKEMGDISSGMSSSIMQIYLKQVLESFFHSQSTARHFALNVITLTLSQGLVHPVQCVPYLIAMGTDPEPTMKNKADQQLAEIDKKYSGFIHMKAVAGLKMSYQVQQAINGSKGAVIRGFRHDDSDAALCSHLYTLVRGNRQHRRAFLISLLNLFDDSSKTEVNMLLFIADNLACFPYQTQEEPLFIMHHIDITLSVSGSNLLQSFKESLRKEPVQQEKKMETKKKKKKKKKKLQRRKHSSDEDDEDEDDEQSSSSSSSSDEDDEDDEVVHRRKKPAACDSDGDMEDEDAVMDRLPENSIPLLDFASSSQGILLLLVLKQHLKNLYGFSDSKIQKYSPTESAKVYDKAVNRKSKVHFNPRQTLNYLKSDLANTDLSHDTKRNIVKQYLDFKVLMEHLDRDEEDEEGEASANARNKAITSLLKVPKSLNHNHNNHTAPVETEEEESEDEEPPSRKPRKGKESAEDTGHLNERVKAMDVIAICCPKYKDRPQIARVIQRIKTGYSIHWMTGSYSGPWAEVKKRDGRKKVPWVDTIKESDIIYKKISLTSGHKLTNKVAQTLRALYAAKDGD
- the LOC116035151 gene encoding nipped-B-like protein A isoform X3; translated protein: MNGDMPHVPITTLAGIASLTDLLNQLPLPSPLPATTAKSLLYNGRISEEVSSLLVCRDENLVTQLAHSLNQVSTEHIELKDNLGNDEPEGDMPMLLQTLLSRNPKIFRDKSVMQQPMMQQYKVSQNQVHGSPGSNYQQTTVPQSPPGCFTSPQSGSGARFVQNSPIPSPYTPQSPADYMQYNPPSYSQHQQTQQVRNIHDNKVSGQLSSTSSNHNARLGSDEDYINMAHRLGNEENNPSMRVATFPVKSPQSVCSPAGSEETAKTGSRPPLIMQSPPLDVPPGAAPDRLLTSADRKKKQKERTKEEAEQMDTNASYDIVSSPSKESARLTLKLSRVKFSDMDQSAELPLRPRVDSDHETDLMNNSNQLSRTVQDLSHTIGAVEQANCQQVPVRPNTKESADVSGVVFDDAEIDTLAEIERIERESASERERWSKEVQDKDKPLKKRKQDSYPQESGAESSDGPTVQGGNTDSKLTHRKTNATSNGASRPALMVSIDLQQAGRIIGQPVVVLEAQKLCEDHLRQLKSKTDGKVDKVVANRPGIINQHADSPRKSGSDGQPETPKQKQESRRESKHRHDSKTVSGKGHSVDRRPDAPRQKHDKHSDLSHKEEKNHNSHRSNVSQPETPKTMSKAERNSKHGEDKVRDRDRAKDKDRERDKDRDKDKDRERVKDRDKEKDRDRDKDRDKEKDKDRDKDRDKEKDRDRDKDRDKEKDRNRDKDRNRDKDRDKDKDRERDKDKDKDRERDKDKDKDRDRERERKYKMLRENCNRHSPDRHTKPDSPRVKQDGSRKSTDLNGRQRTDSSSLQNSQNKKERKSGDGSISCPAGNKQQSLETNLSEFPSYLLGGKSGSLKNFVIPKLKRDKKDKDPQLPDQLIEGWSIPLVRLERVSLVDNLNKGAKPVVVLNKLSIDEVKRIIKESRNAPSSRSKNFFDKSGREMVFCEKTHKRKHSMISKKSKYTEVDEDEDDENDDDDSDNESAKKRYKKHHDKAWKPEERRGSGDQRGSGSRHREPSDSDESCPPPSLSDAARKSKKKEKQKNRKAYDSKLTTEEKMDSSTFKRFTASMDSIIESLEDVDLTATDEDEIPEELLLGKHQLSELGSDSAKIKAMGIFHKFPSNKLVKMLNILEKNIQDSVKLSTLMNHDNDSMDEERLWRDLIMERVAKSADACLTALNIMTSPRMPKAVYIEDVIERVLQYTKFHLQNSLYPHYDPVYRVGGMHTSKSKRAKSSTHKQKVVVMLYNKVCDIVSNISELLEIQLLTDTTILQVSTLGITPFFVENVSELQLCAITLVTAVFSRYEKHRQLILEEIFTSLARLPTSKRSLRNFRLNSTDSDGEPLYIQMVTALVLQLIQCVVHLPSERDAEDEHNKKMDKDVFITNTYETAMRTAQNFLSVFLKKCGSKQGEEDYRPLFEKFVHDLLSTVNRPEWPAAELLLSLLGRLLVHQFSNKQTEMALRVASLDYLGTVASRLRKDAVTSKMDQKAIDRILKETEGSDEIQQLQKALLDFLNENIETDPSLVFSRKFYIAQWFRDTISEAEKAMKSQNDDEDLKGRHHSMDIDSTEEIMQRAETRKKFLRKVMKTSPSHFSSLGINSNTVDYEDSCLIVRYLASMRPFAQSFDIYLSQILRVLGESAIAVRTKAMKCLSEVVAVDPSILARVDMQRGVHCRLMDNSTSVREAAVELLGRFVLSRPELIEQYYDMLIERILDTGISVRKRVIKILRDICLEQPDFHKVTEMCVRMIRRVNDEEGIKKLVNETFQKIWFTPTPSHDKNAMTRKILNITDVVLACKDTGYDWFEQLLQNLLKSEEQASYKPAKKACVQLVDNLVEHILKYEESLADCEDKGDNSGRLVACITTLYLFSKIRAQLMVKHAMTMQPYLTTKCNTQNDFMVICNVAKILELVVPLMEHPSETFLTTIEEDLMKLIIKYGMTVVQHCVSCLGAVVNKVTHNYKFVWACFNRYYGALAKLKTQHQEDPNSSTLVTNKPTLLRSLFTVGALCRHFDFDQEEFKGSNKIVIKDKVLELLLYFTTHNDEEVQIKAIIGLGFQFIMHPELMFVQDVKVLYNNTLSDENSSVSLKIQVLKNLQTYLQEEDSRMQEADREWKNQSKQEDLKEMGDISSGMSSSIMQIYLKQVLESFFHSQSTARHFALNVITLTLSQGLVHPVQCVPYLIAMGTDPEPTMKNKADQQLAEIDKKYSGFIHMKAVAGLKMSYQVQQAINGSKGAVIRGFRHDDSDAALCSHLYTLVRGNRQHRRAFLISLLNLFDDSSKTEVNMLLFIADNLACFPYQTQEEPLFIMHHIDITLSVSGSNLLQSFKESLRKEPVQQEKKMETKKKKKKKKKKLQRRKHSSDEDDEDEDDEQSSSSSSSSDEDDEDDEVVHRRKKPAACDSDGDMEDEDAVMDRLPENSIPLLDFASSSQGILLLLVLKQHLKNLYGFSDSKIQKYSPTESAKVYDKAVNRKSKVHFNPRQTLNYLKSDLANTDLSHDTKRNIVKQYLDFKVLMEHLDRDEEDEEGEASANARNKAITSLLKVPKSLNHNHNNHTAPVETEEEESEDEEPPSRKPRKGKESAEDTGHLNERVKAMDVIAICCPKYKDRPQIARVIQRIKTGYSIHWMTGSYSGPWAEVKKRDGRKKVPWVDTIKESDIIYKKISLTSGHKLTNKVAQTLRALYAAKDGD